A region of Malaclemys terrapin pileata isolate rMalTer1 chromosome 5, rMalTer1.hap1, whole genome shotgun sequence DNA encodes the following proteins:
- the LOC128838247 gene encoding 16 kDa beta-galactoside-binding lectin-like: protein MECGLVATHLNIQAGECIKVKGKILPEAKRFAVNVGKDRSNLVLHFNPRFDSHGDVKVIVCNSMEDGMWGTEERETDFPFQQGDKTEICISFDTAELTVKLAGDKEIVFPNRLGLENIEYLAVEGDFAIKAIKFS, encoded by the exons GGACTGGTTGCTACTCACTTGAATATCCAGGCTGGAGAGTGCATCAAAGTGAAGGGGAAGATCTTGCCGGAAGCCAAGAG GTTTGCTGTGAACGTGGGGAAGGACCGCAGCAACCTGGTGCTGCACTTCAACCCACGCTTCGACAGCCACGGGGATGTGAAGGTCATTGTGTGCAACTCCATGGAGGATGGGATGTGGGGGACGGAGGAGAGGGAGACGGACTTCCCCTTCCAGCAAGGTGACAAGACTGAG ATCTGCATCTCCTTTGACACAGCAGAGCTGACCGTGAAACTGGCTGGTGACAAGGAGATCGTGTTCCCCAATCGGCTGGGCCTGGAGAACATTGAGTACCTGGCTGTGGAAGGTGACTTTGCCATCAAAGCCATTAAGTTTAGCTAA